Proteins encoded by one window of Hippoglossus hippoglossus isolate fHipHip1 chromosome 15, fHipHip1.pri, whole genome shotgun sequence:
- the LOC117775238 gene encoding pleckstrin homology domain-containing family A member 1-like isoform X4: MPYVDRQNRICGFLDIEENESSGKFLRRYFILDTQQGSLVWFMDNPQNLPVGSECVGSLKLTYISKVSDATKLRPKAEFCFVINAGMRKFFLQANDQQDLVDWVDALNKATKITVPKLHDGQQNAENQKVLPEVAGPKKQVSYKTEIIGGVPIVTQTQRDGGDGADKADRDAMQRSHSQLPYFLSRPTQEHSVIKSGYCVKQGAVMRNWKRRYFLLEENSMSYFKSDLEKEPLRMIPLKEVHKVQECKQSDIMMRDNLFEVVTTSRTFYIQADSPEEMHSWIKAVSGAIVAQRGPGRSAATSAAAVYLS; the protein is encoded by the exons ATGCCTTACGTGGACCGACAGAACCGCATCTGTGGCTTCCTGGACATCGAGGAAAATGAGAGCAGTGGCAAGTTCCTGCGGCGTTACTTCATACTGGACACACAGCAGGGGAGCCTGGTGTGGTTTATGGACAACCCGCAG AACCTGCCTGTTGGTTCTGAATGCGTCGGTTCTCTCAAGCTCACCTACATCTCTAAG GTCAGCGATGCCACAAAGCTCAGGCCTAAAGCAGAGTTCTGCTTCG TCATCAATGCCGGGATGAGGAAGTTCTTCCTGCAGGCCAATGATCAGCAGGACCTCGTGGACTGGGTCGACGCTCTCAATAAAGCCACCAAAATCACT GTGCCAAAGTTGCATGATGGCCAACAGAATGCAGAGAACCAGAAGGTTTTGCCAGAAGTCGCAGGACCAAAGAAACAAGTGTCTTATAAGACAGAGATAATTGGAGGAGTCCCCATCGTCACCCAGACACAG CGTGACGGCGGTGATGGTGCAGACAAAGCAGATCGAGACGCCATGCAGCGCTCTCACAGCCAGCTGCCGTACTTCCTGAGCAGGCCGACTCAGGAGCACAGCGTCATTAAGTCAGGTTACTGTGTCAAACAAGGAGCTGTG ATGAGGAACTGGAAACGTCGATATTTTCTACTGGAGGAAAACTCAATGAGTTACTTCAAGTCTGACCTG GAGAAAGAGCCTCTGAGAATGATCCCACTGAAGGAAGTTCACAAAGTCCAGGAGTGCAAACAGAG TGACATTATGATGAGGGATAATCTGTTTGAAGTCGTCACCACATCAAGGACATTTTACATACAG GCAGACAGTCCAGAGGAGATGCACAGCTGGATCAAGGCTGTCTCCGGGGCCATTGTGGCCCAGCGGGGGCCCGGGAGGTCTGCTGCCACA tctgctgcagctgtgtacCTGTCTTAG
- the LOC117775238 gene encoding pleckstrin homology domain-containing family A member 1-like isoform X1 — MPYVDRQNRICGFLDIEENESSGKFLRRYFILDTQQGSLVWFMDNPQNLPVGSECVGSLKLTYISKVSDATKLRPKAEFCFVINAGMRKFFLQANDQQDLVDWVDALNKATKITVPKLHDGQQNAENQKVLPEVAGPKKQVSYKTEIIGGVPIVTQTQRDGGDGADKADRDAMQRSHSQLPYFLSRPTQEHSVIKSGYCVKQGAVMRNWKRRYFLLEENSMSYFKSDLEKEPLRMIPLKEVHKVQECKQSDIMMRDNLFEVVTTSRTFYIQADSPEEMHSWIKAVSGAIVAQRGPGRSAATMRQARRLSNPCIQRYTSRIGECSSTLLQLCTCLRCVTSCLSLLLPPVRCLNMAAVPLSTVAPRAPPPLARPYLPCHHATQSGGMLSRAAHAHSLAWDSEHFMSLLPRPNHSHTPARLSLQESRLAK, encoded by the exons ATGCCTTACGTGGACCGACAGAACCGCATCTGTGGCTTCCTGGACATCGAGGAAAATGAGAGCAGTGGCAAGTTCCTGCGGCGTTACTTCATACTGGACACACAGCAGGGGAGCCTGGTGTGGTTTATGGACAACCCGCAG AACCTGCCTGTTGGTTCTGAATGCGTCGGTTCTCTCAAGCTCACCTACATCTCTAAG GTCAGCGATGCCACAAAGCTCAGGCCTAAAGCAGAGTTCTGCTTCG TCATCAATGCCGGGATGAGGAAGTTCTTCCTGCAGGCCAATGATCAGCAGGACCTCGTGGACTGGGTCGACGCTCTCAATAAAGCCACCAAAATCACT GTGCCAAAGTTGCATGATGGCCAACAGAATGCAGAGAACCAGAAGGTTTTGCCAGAAGTCGCAGGACCAAAGAAACAAGTGTCTTATAAGACAGAGATAATTGGAGGAGTCCCCATCGTCACCCAGACACAG CGTGACGGCGGTGATGGTGCAGACAAAGCAGATCGAGACGCCATGCAGCGCTCTCACAGCCAGCTGCCGTACTTCCTGAGCAGGCCGACTCAGGAGCACAGCGTCATTAAGTCAGGTTACTGTGTCAAACAAGGAGCTGTG ATGAGGAACTGGAAACGTCGATATTTTCTACTGGAGGAAAACTCAATGAGTTACTTCAAGTCTGACCTG GAGAAAGAGCCTCTGAGAATGATCCCACTGAAGGAAGTTCACAAAGTCCAGGAGTGCAAACAGAG TGACATTATGATGAGGGATAATCTGTTTGAAGTCGTCACCACATCAAGGACATTTTACATACAG GCAGACAGTCCAGAGGAGATGCACAGCTGGATCAAGGCTGTCTCCGGGGCCATTGTGGCCCAGCGGGGGCCCGGGAGGTCTGCTGCCACA ATGCGGCAGGCCAGACGGCTGTCGAACCCCTGTATACAGAGGTATACGTCCCGAATCGGGGAGTGCAGCAGCAC tctgctgcagctgtgtacCTGTCTTAGATGTGTGACATCCtgcctgtctctcctcctccctcctgttcGCTgcct gaacATGGCAGCCGTTCCACTTTCTACCGTAGCTCCTCGGGCCCCCCCGCCCCTCGCTCGCCCATATCTGCCATGCCACCATGCAACCCAGAGTGGGGGAATGCTGTCACGTGCGGCACACGCCCACAGCCTGGCGTGGGACAGCGAGCACTTCATGAGCCTGCTGCCACGGCCCAATCACAGCCACACGCCAGCACGCCTGTCCCTGCAGGAGTCACGTCTGGCAAAGTGA
- the LOC117775238 gene encoding pleckstrin homology domain-containing family A member 1-like isoform X3: protein MPYVDRQNRICGFLDIEENESSGKFLRRYFILDTQQGSLVWFMDNPQNLPVGSECVGSLKLTYISKVSDATKLRPKAEFCFVINAGMRKFFLQANDQQDLVDWVDALNKATKITVPKLHDGQQNAENQKVLPEVAGPKKQVSYKTEIIGGVPIVTQTQRDGGDGADKADRDAMQRSHSQLPYFLSRPTQEHSVIKSGYCVKQGAVMRNWKRRYFLLEENSMSYFKSDLEKEPLRMIPLKEVHKVQECKQSDIMMRDNLFEVVTTSRTFYIQADSPEEMHSWIKAVSGAIVAQRGPGRSAATMRQARRLSNPCIQRYTSRIGECSSTNMAAVPLSTVAPRAPPPLARPYLPCHHATQSGGMLSRAAHAHSLAWDSEHFMSLLPRPNHSHTPARLSLQESRLAK, encoded by the exons ATGCCTTACGTGGACCGACAGAACCGCATCTGTGGCTTCCTGGACATCGAGGAAAATGAGAGCAGTGGCAAGTTCCTGCGGCGTTACTTCATACTGGACACACAGCAGGGGAGCCTGGTGTGGTTTATGGACAACCCGCAG AACCTGCCTGTTGGTTCTGAATGCGTCGGTTCTCTCAAGCTCACCTACATCTCTAAG GTCAGCGATGCCACAAAGCTCAGGCCTAAAGCAGAGTTCTGCTTCG TCATCAATGCCGGGATGAGGAAGTTCTTCCTGCAGGCCAATGATCAGCAGGACCTCGTGGACTGGGTCGACGCTCTCAATAAAGCCACCAAAATCACT GTGCCAAAGTTGCATGATGGCCAACAGAATGCAGAGAACCAGAAGGTTTTGCCAGAAGTCGCAGGACCAAAGAAACAAGTGTCTTATAAGACAGAGATAATTGGAGGAGTCCCCATCGTCACCCAGACACAG CGTGACGGCGGTGATGGTGCAGACAAAGCAGATCGAGACGCCATGCAGCGCTCTCACAGCCAGCTGCCGTACTTCCTGAGCAGGCCGACTCAGGAGCACAGCGTCATTAAGTCAGGTTACTGTGTCAAACAAGGAGCTGTG ATGAGGAACTGGAAACGTCGATATTTTCTACTGGAGGAAAACTCAATGAGTTACTTCAAGTCTGACCTG GAGAAAGAGCCTCTGAGAATGATCCCACTGAAGGAAGTTCACAAAGTCCAGGAGTGCAAACAGAG TGACATTATGATGAGGGATAATCTGTTTGAAGTCGTCACCACATCAAGGACATTTTACATACAG GCAGACAGTCCAGAGGAGATGCACAGCTGGATCAAGGCTGTCTCCGGGGCCATTGTGGCCCAGCGGGGGCCCGGGAGGTCTGCTGCCACA ATGCGGCAGGCCAGACGGCTGTCGAACCCCTGTATACAGAGGTATACGTCCCGAATCGGGGAGTGCAGCAGCAC gaacATGGCAGCCGTTCCACTTTCTACCGTAGCTCCTCGGGCCCCCCCGCCCCTCGCTCGCCCATATCTGCCATGCCACCATGCAACCCAGAGTGGGGGAATGCTGTCACGTGCGGCACACGCCCACAGCCTGGCGTGGGACAGCGAGCACTTCATGAGCCTGCTGCCACGGCCCAATCACAGCCACACGCCAGCACGCCTGTCCCTGCAGGAGTCACGTCTGGCAAAGTGA
- the LOC117775238 gene encoding pleckstrin homology domain-containing family A member 1-like isoform X2 — MPYVDRQNRICGFLDIEENESSGKFLRRYFILDTQQGSLVWFMDNPQNLPVGSECVGSLKLTYISKVSDATKLRPKAEFCFVINAGMRKFFLQANDQQDLVDWVDALNKATKITVPKLHDGQQNAENQKVLPEVAGPKKQVSYKTEIIGGVPIVTQTQRDGGDGADKADRDAMQRSHSQLPYFLSRPTQEHSVIKSGYCVKQGAVMRNWKRRYFLLEENSMSYFKSDLEKEPLRMIPLKEVHKVQECKQSDIMMRDNLFEVVTTSRTFYIQADSPEEMHSWIKAVSGAIVAQRGPGRSAATEHGSRSTFYRSSSGPPAPRSPISAMPPCNPEWGNAVTCGTRPQPGVGQRALHEPAATAQSQPHASTPVPAGVTSGKVTCKPSVTTITNSEESPWRRRSSFEPRMPEPEPVDLDDADLPVSEV; from the exons ATGCCTTACGTGGACCGACAGAACCGCATCTGTGGCTTCCTGGACATCGAGGAAAATGAGAGCAGTGGCAAGTTCCTGCGGCGTTACTTCATACTGGACACACAGCAGGGGAGCCTGGTGTGGTTTATGGACAACCCGCAG AACCTGCCTGTTGGTTCTGAATGCGTCGGTTCTCTCAAGCTCACCTACATCTCTAAG GTCAGCGATGCCACAAAGCTCAGGCCTAAAGCAGAGTTCTGCTTCG TCATCAATGCCGGGATGAGGAAGTTCTTCCTGCAGGCCAATGATCAGCAGGACCTCGTGGACTGGGTCGACGCTCTCAATAAAGCCACCAAAATCACT GTGCCAAAGTTGCATGATGGCCAACAGAATGCAGAGAACCAGAAGGTTTTGCCAGAAGTCGCAGGACCAAAGAAACAAGTGTCTTATAAGACAGAGATAATTGGAGGAGTCCCCATCGTCACCCAGACACAG CGTGACGGCGGTGATGGTGCAGACAAAGCAGATCGAGACGCCATGCAGCGCTCTCACAGCCAGCTGCCGTACTTCCTGAGCAGGCCGACTCAGGAGCACAGCGTCATTAAGTCAGGTTACTGTGTCAAACAAGGAGCTGTG ATGAGGAACTGGAAACGTCGATATTTTCTACTGGAGGAAAACTCAATGAGTTACTTCAAGTCTGACCTG GAGAAAGAGCCTCTGAGAATGATCCCACTGAAGGAAGTTCACAAAGTCCAGGAGTGCAAACAGAG TGACATTATGATGAGGGATAATCTGTTTGAAGTCGTCACCACATCAAGGACATTTTACATACAG GCAGACAGTCCAGAGGAGATGCACAGCTGGATCAAGGCTGTCTCCGGGGCCATTGTGGCCCAGCGGGGGCCCGGGAGGTCTGCTGCCACA gaacATGGCAGCCGTTCCACTTTCTACCGTAGCTCCTCGGGCCCCCCCGCCCCTCGCTCGCCCATATCTGCCATGCCACCATGCAACCCAGAGTGGGGGAATGCTGTCACGTGCGGCACACGCCCACAGCCTGGCGTGGGACAGCGAGCACTTCATGAGCCTGCTGCCACGGCCCAATCACAGCCACACGCCAGCACGCCTGTCCCTGCAGGAGTCACGTCTGGCAAAGTGACCTGCAAGCCATCTGTGACCACCATCACCAACTCGGAGGAGTCACCGTGGCGACGGCGGAGCAGCTTTGAGCCCCGCATGCCTGAACCAGAACCTGTGGACTTGGATGATGCCGACTTGCCAGTGAGCGAGGTCTGA